In Vitis riparia cultivar Riparia Gloire de Montpellier isolate 1030 chromosome 19, EGFV_Vit.rip_1.0, whole genome shotgun sequence, the following proteins share a genomic window:
- the LOC117909251 gene encoding transcription factor MYB41-like: protein MGRTPCCDKNGMKKGPWTVEEDQKLLDYIQKHGHGRWRTLPKNAGLKRCGKSCRLRWTNYLRPDIKRGRFSFEEEEAIIQLHGILGNKWSAIAARLPGRTDNEIKNYWNTRIRKKLLRMGIDPVTHAPRMDLLELASLLGSSLYNSSLQLNVPAGSLGMGPMVNDDVLTLATALLSSHCENPELQLQNLLENQLGNPQVQNQFESFQGNNLQSSIQEVQACPTSSAASTPFLNETQLMQAIAEHLSQNPTDFAYQNSLPNLWQVHGGHPITAASFTNPTLSFDSIPSSITGHQTLKSNAVSNNTQNFSFDSVLSTPSSTSTPLDSSQMTYAKGSTEDERDSYCSNFLMFDIPSDLDVNAIM from the exons TTCAGAAACACGGCCATGGGAGATGGCGGACACTTCCCAAAAATGCAG GTCTAAAGAGGTGTGGAAAGAGTTGTCGGCTTCGTTGGACAAACTACTTGAGGCCAGACATCAAGAGGGGGAGATTCTcatttgaagaagaagaggccATCATACAATTACATGGTATTTTGGGTAACAA GTGGTCTGCAATTGCTGCTAGGCTTCCTGGAAGAACCGATAATGAGATCAAGAACTATTGGAACACTCGCATCAGGAAGAAGCTTTTAAGAATGGGAATTGATCCCGTCACTCATGCTCCACGGATGGATCTTCTGGAACTGGCCTCGCTTCTTGGCTCATCCCTCTACAATTCATCATTACAACTTAATGTTCCAGCTGGGTCCCTTGGGATGGGGCCTATGGTGAACGACGATGTTCTGACTCTAGCTACTGCTCTCTTGTCATCACACTGTGAAAACCCAGAACTCCAGCTACAAAATCTTCTAGAAAATCAGCTCGGGAATCCCCAAGTCCAAAACCAGTTCGAGTCCTTCCAAGGGAACAATCTACAGAGCTCAATTCAAGAAGTTCAAGCTTGTCCAACATCCAGCGCTGCAAGCACTCCATTTCTGAATGAAACCCAGCTCATGCAGGCCATTGCGGAGCATCTCTCTCAAAACCCTACCGATTTTGCCTACCAAAATTCCTTGCCAAATCTATGGCAAGTTCATGGTGGGCATCCTATTACAGCTGCCAGTTTCACCAATCCTACACTCAGCTTTGATTCCATCCCCAGCTCCATAACCGGCCACCAGACACTTAAATCCAATGCCGTCAGTAACAACACGCAGAATTTCAGTTTCGATTCTGTTCTATCCACGCCGTCATCCACCTCAACTCCATTGGACTCATCACAGATGACCTATGCCAAGGGGAGCACTGAAGACGAGAGGGACAGCTACTGCAGCAACTTCTTGATGTTTGATATCCCAAGTGACTTGGATGTTAATGCAATTATGTAA